Proteins from a single region of Orcinus orca chromosome 20, mOrcOrc1.1, whole genome shotgun sequence:
- the LOC101288707 gene encoding zinc finger protein 471 isoform X2: protein MIKETFAFLNLSDWESVYETQELPLKQFVCDDVLMGRIISYGLECPTFGEDWKCEDLFERQLLSQETFIRQETITHKETLTVEIDHKYNKSGKFVSLDNIEENIYNHKSDKKSFSKNSMVIKHKKVFVGKKLFKCNECEKTFTQSSSLTVHQRIHTGEKPYECKECGKAFNQSQHLAQHHRIHTGEKLFECKECRKAFSQNVHLIQHQRIHTGEKPYKCKECRKAFSQPAHLAQHQRIHTGEKPYKCKECGKAFSDGSSFARHQRCHTGKRPYVCIECGKAFRQNTSLIRHWRYYHTGEKPFDCIDCGKAFSDHIGLIQHRRIHTGEKPYRCNVCGKTFSYGSSLTVHQRIHTGEKPYECDICGKAFSHHASLTQHQRVHSGEKPYECRECGKAFRQSIHLASHLRIHTGEKPYKCKECGKAFSISSQLATHQRIHTGEKPYECKECGKAFKQRAHLAQHHKIHTGEKPYECTECGKAFSQTTRLIQHQRVHTGEKPYKCTECGKAFSDSSSCSQHRRLHTGQRPYECVKCEKAYRTKSLLICHQRCHTGEKPYECSMCGKAFSHRQSLTIHQRIHCGEKPYQCKECRKTFSQIGHLNLHRRIHTGERSYECKECRKVFRQSAHLAHHQKIHAVESCQAPSSSSPSVSPSPVDMSAEYFWNSSTSFHSRCPSPKHCHFTWTIPIV from the coding sequence ATGATAAAGGAAACATTTGCTTTTTTGAATCTTTCAGATTGGGAATCTGTATATGAGACACAAGAATTACCCCTGAAGCAATTTGTGTGTGATGATGTATTAATGGGGAGAATTATAAGCTATGGACTTGAGTGTCCCACTTTTGGAGAAGATTGGAAATGTGAAGATCTTTTTGAGAGGCAGTTGTTAAGCCAAGAGACATTTATCAGGCAAGAAACAATCACTCATAAAGAAACACTTACAGTGGAAATAGACCACAAATATAACAAATCTGGGAAATTTGTCTCATTGGACAATATAGAAGAGAATATTTATAATCACAAGTCAGATAAAAAAAGCTTTTCTAAAAATTCCATGGTAATAAAACACAAGAAAGTCTTTGTaggaaagaaactttttaaatgtaatgaatgtgaGAAGACCTTCACCCAGAGCTCATCCCTTACTgttcatcagagaattcatactggagagaaaccgtatgagtgtaaggaatgtgggaaagccttcaacCAGAGTCAACACCTTGCCCAGCACCACAGAAtacatactggagagaaactgtttgaatgtaaggaatgtaGGAAAGCCTTCAGCCAAAATGTTCACCTTATTCAACATcaaagaattcatactggagaaaaaccatataaatgTAAGGAGTGTAGAAAAGCCTTCAGCCAGCCTGCACACCTTGCCcagcatcagagaattcatactggagagaagccctataaatgtaaggaatgtggaaagGCCTTCAGTGATGGCTCATCCTTTGCACGACATCAGAGATGTCACACTGGCAAAAGACCCTATGTATGTAttgaatgtggaaaagcctttagGCAGAACACATCCCTTATCCGTCACTGGAGGTATTAtcacactggggagaaaccctTTGATTGCATCgactgtgggaaagccttcagtgaTCACATAGGACTTATTCAGCATaggagaattcatactggagagaaaccctacagATGTAATGTGTGTGGAAAAACCTTCAGCTATGGCTCATCCCTGACTGtccatcagagaattcacacaggagagaaaccatacGAATGTGATAtctgtgggaaagcctttagccATCATGCCTCACTCACTCAGCACCAAAGAGTGCATTCTGGAGAGAAGCCTTACGAATGCagggaatgtgggaaagcctttaggCAGAGCATACACCTTGCTAGTCACCTGAGGATTCATACTGGCGAAAAACCCTataaatgtaaagaatgtgggaaagcttTTAGCATCAGTTCACAGCTGGCTactcatcagagaattcatactggagagaaaccttatgaatgtaaggaatgtggcaAAGCTTTCAAACAGAGAGCACATCTTGCACAGCATCATAAAATTCATACcggagagaaaccttatgaatgtactgaatgtggaaaagccttcagcCAGACTACCCGCCTTATTCAACATCAGAGAGTTCACACgggagagaaaccctataaatgtactgaatgtgggaaggcctttagTGATAGCTCATCCTGCTCTCAGCATCGGAGACTTCACACTGGCCAAAGGCCCTACGAATGTGTTAAGTGTGAGAAGGCATACAGAACAAAATCGTTGCTCATTTGTCATCAAAGATGTCATACGGGggagaaaccttatgaatgtagCATGTGCGGTAAAGCCTTTAGCCATCGGCAATCCCTTACCATTCATCAGAGAATTCACTgtggagaaaaaccatatcagTGTAAGGAATGTAGGAAAACCTTCAGCCAGATTGGACACCTTAATCTACATAGAagaatccacactggagagagatcttatgaatgtaaggaatgcaGAAAGGTCTTCAGACAAAGTGCACACCTTGCtcatcatcagaaaattcatGCTGTAGAGTCATGTCAGGCCCCCAGCTCTTCCTCACCTTCTGTGTCACCAAGTCCTGTTGATATGTCTGCTGAATATTTTTGGAATTCATCCACATCTTTCCATTCTCGTTGCCCTAGTCCAAAACACTGTCATTTCACCTGGACTATTCCAATTGTCTAA